A region from the Aegilops tauschii subsp. strangulata cultivar AL8/78 chromosome 5, Aet v6.0, whole genome shotgun sequence genome encodes:
- the LOC141022511 gene encoding uncharacterized protein gives MPNFIVGTNDEIDGFRDCITGDETTPSDFMDEEYYMFRDEGYDNDTLEDEEEAIMSSAIPSEVDPLDFVYTNIPDTTLILKLDANCKHCKAKKFVSETDGFCCRNGQIELKQPEPIPELMRLWSSMDADSRHFRENIRFFNGHFAFTTLGVSLDENYTNMKSGVYTFRAHGTIYHNVHSLGPSSRPEHLQLYFYDDDPTITHRKAATKQLDQDVVKKIDLNTDKRLDQRRYNRPLSSEVAAIWVEGNDLAKRGELGWHPKLPKRNVPLEVVLNPQLVHDDDEDAEGNSRLCVSVRDYYCYMLQTRPAIFNPILCGARLLQQWAVDMYVKIESCRLRWYKKNQTQIRADLYKGVVDAITSGETRASAVGVRIVLPGTYPGGDRDMKKRHMDAMAIVHTYGKPDIFLTMTCNPKWEEITNELLPGQTAQD, from the exons ATGCCGAATTTCATTGTTGGTACCAATG ACGAAATCGATGGGTTCCGAGACTGCATCACTGGCGATGAGACGACACCATCCGACTTTATGGATGAGGAGTACTACATGTTTCGCGACGAAG GATACGATAATGACACCTTGGAGGATGAAGAGGAAGCGATCATGTCGTCTGCTATACCTAGCGAGGTTGATCCATTAGACTTTGTCTACACAAACATCCCAGACACGACTCTCATCCTGAAGCTCGACGCAAACTGCAAACACTGCAAGGCAAAAAAATTTGTGTCTGAGACTGACGGCTTCTGCTGTCGCAATGGCCAGATCGAACTTAAACAACCTGAGCCAATCCCAGAGCTGATGAGGCTATGGTCAAGCATGGATGCAGATTCTAGACATTTTCGGGAAAACATACGCTTCTTCAACGGGCATTTCGCCTTCACAACCCTTGGCGTCAGCCTTGATGAGAACTACACAAACATGAAGTCTGGGGTGTACACATTCCGGGCACACGGCACCATCTACCACAATGTGCATTCGCTCGGGCCTAGCTCCCGTCCTGAGCATCTGCAGTTATACTTCTATGATGATGACCCAACCATCACTCATCGTAAGGCGGCCACCAAGCAATTAGACCAAGATGTCGTGAAGAA GATAGACCTAAACACCGATAAAAGGCTTGACCAAAGAAGATATAACAGACCGTTGTCATCTGAGGTCGCCGCAATTTGGGTTGAGGGCAACGACCTAGCAAAAAG GGGAGAACTAGGTTGGCATCCGAAGCTACCTAAACGTAATGTTCCTTTGGAGGTTGTACTAAATCCTCAACTGGTccatgatgatgatgaggatgcaG AGGGCAACAGCAGGTTGTGCGTCTCTGTCAGAGACTACTACTGTTACATGCTGCAGACACGGCCTGCGATCTTTAATCCCATACTCTGTGGAGCACGCCTCTTGCAGCAATGGGCCGTCGACATGTACGTCAAGATTGAAAGTTGTCGGTTAAGGTGGTACAAGAAGAACCAGACACAGATTCGTGCCGACTTGTATAAAGGAGTTGTTGATGCGATCACATCGGGGGAGACACGAGCAAGCGCTGTTGGGGTAAGAATAGTTCTCCCTGGAACATACCCTGGTGGCGACCGCGACATGAAGAAGAGGCATATGGATGCCATGGCAATTGTACATACATACGGGAAGCCTGACATCTTCTTGACCATGACTTGCAATCCAAAATGGGAAGAGATAACGAATGAGTTGCTGCCTGGTCAGACGGCGCAAGACTGA
- the LOC109767663 gene encoding cation/calcium exchanger 1 has translation MAFLQRLYKRRRNAAAVTASASFLLLLLVLCLSLRTRHGGTFFFGSGAGARERGSCEAELQALEGRAARCRYLRSSSHPPCAPTGYVDYLALFYCACGEQEGLWWSPWLGGAAIALWLLLLFYLLGDTASEYFCASLEGLSAALRLPPAVAGVTLLSLGNGAPDVLSSVVAFASDGGEAGDVGLSGALGGALFVSTVVAGVVAIVAARRGGAVIERRGFVRDVCFLLVALCYLLAVLVAGTVTVWAAACFLSLYAAYVLLVSTSHCCSVAADDGSTYTSTKPSDDLAAPLLLPVAVSSKQPPRTFASGLLAAVHAPLYLPRRLTIPDIAAHRWSRPCAITSTLLGPLLLAVVTSPTSPTVLLAGALTGTLFAIAAAATTDAAAPPHGRYVRLLWLAGGFLMSILWSYLLARELVALLVSTGIIVGVPASVLGVTVLAWGNSLGDMVADVAMATQDGASGAQTAVAGCYAGPAFNTVVGLGLSMALAAGARYPETYKIPVDAATYVTVAFLVAGLAWALVVLPARGMRLDATLGAGLLAVYLCFIAVRVADAVGVLSLDSLLPRQ, from the coding sequence ATGGCTTTCTTGCAGAGGCTGTACAAGCGCAGGCGCAATGCCGCCGCCGTGACCGCGAGTGCCTCCTTCCTGCTGCTCCTGCTCGTGCTCTGCCTCTCCCTGCGCACGCGGCACGGCGGGACCTTCTTCTTCGGCTCGGGCGCCGGAGCGCGGGAGCGGGGGAGCTGCGAGGCGGAGCTGCAGGCGCTGGAGGGCCGCGCCGCGCGGTGCCGGTACCTCCGGTCGTCGTCCCACCCGCCGTGCGCGCCGACCGGGTACGTCGACTACCTCGCGCTCTTCTACTGCGCGTGCGGGGAGCAGGAGGGGCTCTGGTGGTCGCCGTGGCTGGGCGGCGCGGCGATCGCGCTCTGGCTGCTCCTGCTCTTCTACCTCCTCGGCGACACCGCGTCCGAGTACTTCTGCGCCTCGCTCGAGGGCCTCTCCGCCGCGCTCCGCCTGCCGCCCGCCGTGGCCGGGGTCACGCTGCTCTCGCTCGGCAACGGCGCGCCCGACGTGCTCTCCAGCGTCGTGGCGTTCGCGTCCGATGGCGGGGAGGCCGGGGACGTGGGGCTCAGCGGCGCGCTCGGCGGCGCCCTGTTCGTGTCCACGGTCGTCGCCGGCGTGGTCGCCatcgtcgccgctcgccgcggaggcGCCGTCATTGAGCGGCGCGGGTTCGTGCGCGACGTCTGCTTTCTTCTCGTCGCGCTCTGCTACCTCCTCGCCGTGCTGGTCGCCGGCACGGTCACCGTCTGGGCCGCCGCGTGCTTCCTCTCCCTCTACGCCGCCTACGTCCTCCTCGTCTCGACATCGCACTGCTGCTCCGTCGCCGCCGATGACGGCAGCACCTACACAAGTACAAAGCCTTCCGATGACCTCGCCGCCCCGCTCCTCCTCCCGGTCGCCGTCTCCTCCAAGCAGCCACCAAGAACCTTCGCCAGCGGCCTCTTGGCCGCAGTCCACGCGCCGCTCTACCTCCCGCGCCGCCTCACCATCCCGGACATCGCCGCGCACCGCTGGTCCAGGCCCTGTGCCATCACCTCAACGCTCCtcggccctctcctcctcgccgtcgtcaCCTCCCCGACCAGCCCCACCGTGCTACTCGCCGGCGCCCTCACCGGCACGCTCTTCGCCATCGCCGCGGCCGCGACCACGGACGCCGCGGCACCACCACACGGCCGGTACGTGCGACTCCTGTGGCTCGCCGGCGGGTTCCTCATGTCCATCCTCTGGTCCTACCTCCTGGCCCGGGAGCTCGTGGCCCTCCTCGTGTCCACCGGCATCATCGTGGGCGTGCCCGCGAGCGTGCTCGGGGTCACCGTGCTCGCGTGGGGCAACTCCCTCGGCGACATGGTTGCGGACGTCGCAATGGCGACGCAGGACGGCGCATCGGGCGCCCAGACGGCCGTGGCGGGGTGCTACGCCGGGCCGGCGTTCAACACGGTGGTGGGCTTGGGGCTGTCGATGGCACTGGCGGCGGGGGCGCGGTACCCGGAGACGTACAAGATCCCGGTGGATGCGGCGACGTACGTGACGGTGGCGTTCCTGGTGGCCGGGCTGGCGTGGGCGTTGGTGGTGCTGCCGGCGAGGGGGATGAGGCTCGACGCCACGCTCGGTGCCGGGCTGCTCGCCGTGTACCTCTGCTTCATCGCCGTCCGGGTCGCCGACGCCGTCGGCGTCCTCAGCCTAGATTCTCTCCTGCCAAGACAGTGA